Proteins co-encoded in one Pocillopora verrucosa isolate sample1 chromosome 1, ASM3666991v2, whole genome shotgun sequence genomic window:
- the LOC131790858 gene encoding mycolipanoate synthase-like isoform X1: MAEVEAGVELADISSKPEDRSYAVHKKRKKRLHGCGAITTGRRIKAFLLLTAYQGAFERLGHFLARRPLAVLLVSFIVLIGSCLGFIRLNVEQPTIELFTFANSKSRQDSHDSAQFFPILEARQEQVIMIPRNGDSILSEECLKDAIMVHRAIVNISGYVNICFRQQSPIIQQRSTEKSCKISNPLELAGTHFQKLKNLSSILAREFVKPTNVLSSGKTFNSSYQQMLANFHIERNKDQLTARADALRTIYFVRKTTSTEDYQDIERFEASFSNLLDSMGPRMKCAKLSYQTERTATDALQDILKPELWPLCFAVVAIAVLVFTIIRFTSINASCLRAVLLMFSSLAFPLTCSAGVVSITNSAFSSTCLFIPFLLLGKATTDVVLYLMEWERQKKVPSLEHRVGNCLARTGVLAMMTALCGSALYGVGIKSSFIAISNFSFATLVAYVTFSASIVITIIVLMYFERKLKKVNTPCATTCERRLSISEFGSVELRLSQCHKTRLQRILKEWARKITSTGGKIFSLGIFALLITLVVFSAFQTGDRTRTTQLRYRSENFKQFNKARQMFLSNETDVSIVFSKEVDYSLKSVQNQVMSACKKLEEAAYSKGKSLCWMAGFLQWVKHQNMSCSHSEFHRCLELFLKNSQSLLFRQDLLLEDSTSLVKISASRVHLRMTLNNRLQEDREALRTLRSDLHEQSSLKGVPISKEFFKIDDLVELEKETISIVLTAGTVVVFAVSLFAMCHVGASTLLAITFDLLILEAAAIMKTFGIYLDHVVFISLFVAVMLSLNFSIEVCHSFVLSAKRDIQGRMIDALRSVGVSVLGGTLISLSASVCLGFIFPSLADIFHLLLSSVFALGSIHALLVFPTVLALFEELVHNFSSKISQEEIEHFMVTNDSISMEARNGDIRKLKAKRSGISIIGISCRFPGAHSKNLFWALLEQGKSSIRAFPENRTQQHKAFVEFYNPKRFVNGRLCAINGSYLEEIKTFDNRFFGISNQEARAMDPQQRILLQVAYEAIEDAGMRLEDLQKCRTGVFVGVMNIEYGSLLADRSNYSYINQYTSTGITASILANRVSFCLNLTGPSIAVDTACSSSLTALKLAYDSLHNDDCDIAIVCAPNVVLNHSMQIISSMAGLLAPDGRCKSFDASGDGYGRGEGFAAVVLKLSKDALCDKDDVYCEILACGMNSDGQNAVPITAPSAKMQAQLSRSVLEQSGVAAEDVDYFEAHGTGTAIGDVVEVNSIADTYSNLAANSSRKLRIGSVKSNLNHTESTSGLAGLIKAALMIKNKTFVPTINVKVLNPKLKLEEKGIILQQTRESWKTEKGKPRIAAVNSFGFGGSNVHVILCEATATPGFQVENFKRKNNVLTITARSLEALKKLSRLYSKWIKDNAEEMNEHFVENLCFSLNERRSQYPHRLAVAFGPPFEASKSLEAFADDSVGWEKTASYAEVTSSDRKLVFMFGGQGSQWYAMGRQLMECETAFREAILTVSSLLRDMGQTWSLEDELMAPEDISRISENYIAQPATFAVQYATAQLLKSWKVHPSAVIGHSLGEFAAACVAGIITVKEALQLVLTRSTLQDKCPSNGSMAALGMPEIKARELLFNLRLSATLDIAAVNDAKSVTVAGESQSIEALGQHLSMNARDVFWRVLGTNRAFHSSHMEPIKKPFQTAMKSVQLNPQLSKIPMYSTVEGEVVSGQQLNSDYWWRNIRCPVRFYSAMKHLLRDGYKQIIEISTQPILAHYVKQIALQENLTEQERPVVVATLPRKRVPIKEQHRCFLKNTICRLYTMGFPVDWTLVQGSQSARFIRSPTSPWLENSFWYREQPPQSTVHPISSKETLWKPTHPYLAQVKMTDLYSGLHCWETEIDLFNFPSLKDHALIEGGAVMPGAAYLEMAFAMVKDEFVHTSGLELGDVKLSSLLTLPETQVRSLRLRLLKTDKIDKAQFHITSVQDDQSEIILSSGNISVDFLDTKANSEEEACNQVGPAVDELIRNMKEVPIEGFRELTQKYGFQYGGAYSIIKQTWHGEHEGLCLIDIHESAIVQSESKNYVVHPSILDACLQSCFIPLGISATDEKSVLPVGFKGITLYHVPNTNQLYSHVVEDAKEFGKFDITLMSPSGRVLLTMREFRIAELNSTPRRFTSDGLVYEMKWMEENLQGQRAMAPNLTCLLLRDSSPFSDILIGKLHAARVNVIPVDPPNALFFDTETKETISRELTALHSIPSSMLKVVNLWPVETTLLPNNFDVIEKAQNLAFSSSVFLIQQLTRNHFLDSRLLLVSESTQLLSTTTKSHNDSIPWASTIWGLRRTAKLEESDLRITTIDLGDKNDNEEIDLLLSEILGDSMEEEIAFRDRKRLINRVVRSNICTEQPAIHNNVSDWGSLYLSSIPASRKVCFRQRSFSRSSPSEVTVELLYCWTPSESILDVAKPDACVFTVGKVIHLPREAASNQIQIGDVVCGVMASGRVSRSVPMQVRNIFVKPAILTQEQATYIPACLAIAFHALQRIGTMEEKKKLLIHQAHRGPGPVAVALAKALGHEVFCTISDTCQSVTESTLLELGAKSVAHQSLTSFENDSIDAFDAVLFFYPPSPNALQKSSRRLKRGGKVVILGAEFDGAVVFPAKKNVLYVRESISDIIRSSKTYQKLSLESLELLKGSRVLQKLLELKLLSTDIPTAIEAANKATLKDSPPKRVLREFRGISFLVHSFAPSEGGNDLLTIPVLPRGLDVCGLKENRTYLVAGGTRGFGFEVARWMAENGAKSIGLIGRSKLSDTEYQKVRDLETKTGAKFYTFQIDISSREQMFSLQKQLQSLPSVAGIVHSAMVLRDEYIKDWKFESFTEVMGPKIKGSFLLHQMSLEMDLDFFVMFSSMASVVGIVASSSYSGCNAFQDSLAQYRRQVLGLPGLSINWGPISGAGVMERQSNIAKLMAVGGLGFINARDGVNLMAKVLTEEPSRFQISLFGVDWPRYINSNTGLQNTPRLSMFTSEISVSESQTNTAESLLQRIRLEKDPDKKGELIVEYVRISVAELTGSSSLSETDLNKSLYSYGIDSTAALTLKMLLESNLQVSFEVYYFMQPDTTTLKMAKDISARLRGKASSPQNSESQESAPGQTQSSEETNTSDMPSKKEVQVLPLYTPEGSAIKFFCVHPSHRYALNLVPISTGFQGQDLVSFYALGFTDPTVISEDWGGVRELAAHYVQLITNEQRHGPYFLGGYSYGGLVAYEMASLLTEQNHRVEFLVMIDTFPWSLRSRTITTRLFSAKEDGWLPSRHVQLQFESYLEKLAVDSLKMNVDEYKQIRDTHTQDWIIDELQKRSLTKGLTTYNLRTLREALLRNQTFANRTHQEWQPAEVRYRGPLTFLRCQNSRFFPRNPTSRGIGEEWSQLVDEGTTVLVCPGDHYSLSELPQAQVTGGILATALGFTYRMLFPEFPTPPRTFNQRRAVGKLSGGVGVFLHSKKGNKMPHHGMLFFHEDAHKLELRSKPGEEEGIQNEKTKKIIDLKELRMVQPGRFVSSALKYTWRKRRVGGCESGNLGHIASVATSRRVYNLEFCDYSDLKAFYDMVEAVFAVKLLTI; encoded by the exons GTCCTATGCAGTTCACAAGAAACGTAAAAAACGCCTCCATGGGTGCGGGGCTATCACCACAGGACGAAGAATCAAAGCATTTCTTCTTCTTACTGCTTATCAAGGAGCCTTCGAAAGATTAGGGCATTTCCTTGCACGCAGACCATTGGCGGTTCTTCTGGTTTCGTTCATTGTTTTGATTGGAAGCTGCCTCGGATTCATTCGCCTGAATGTTGAGCAGCCCACCATTGAGCTTTTTACCTTCGCCAACAGCAAATCCAGACAAGACTCGCATGATTCCGCACAATTCTTTCCGATTCTTGAGGCACGACAAGAACAAGTAATTATGATACCCAGGAATGGGGACAGCATTCTAAGTGAAGAATGTTTAAAAGACGCCATTATGGTTCACAGAGCCATAGTAAATATCAGCGGTTACGTCAATATATGTTTCAGGCAGCAATCGCCAATTATCCAACAAAGAAGCACAGAGAAAAGCTGCAAGATCAGCAATCCTCTTGAGTTAGCCGGAAcgcattttcaaaaattaaaaaatctttcctCGATCCTGGCTCGCGAGTTTGTAAAGCCTACTAATGTTCTTTCCTCTGGaaaaacatttaattcttcCTATCAGCAAATGCTGGCCAATTTCCACATAGAACGGAACAAAGATCAATTGACTGCCCGTGCCGACGCTCTTCGAACTATTTACTTCGTAAGAAAGACAACCAGCACAGAAGACTACCAAGACATAGAAAGGTTTGAAGCCTCCTTTAGCAATCTCCTTGATTCAATGGGTCCTCGCATGAAATGTGCAAAACTCTCTTACCAGACTGAGAGAACAGCGACTGATGCCTTGCAAGATATACTGAAACCAGAGCTATGGCCTCTTTGTTTTGCAGTCGTAGCGATTGCTGTCCTTGTCTTCACTATCATACGCTTTACTTCTATCAATGCCAGTTGTTTAAGGGCAGTCCTCCTGATGTTCtcttctcttgcttttcctttaaCCTGCTCTGCAGGTGTTGTCTCCATAACAAACTCTGCCTTTTCCTCAACGTGCCTCTTTATACCCTTCTTACTATTGGGGAAAGCAACTACAGACGTGGTACTTTACCTCATGGAATGGGAAAGGCAAAAAAAGGTGCCATCACTTGAACATCGCGTGGGAAATTGCCTGGCTAGAACAGGGGTTCTTGCTATGATGACTGCGCTTTGTGGGTCAGCTCTTTATGGAGTGGGAATCAAATCCTCTTTTATTGccatttccaatttttcctttgcaaCACTTGTTGCTTATGTAACATTTTCTGCTTCTATTGTGATCACAATCATTGTATTGAtgtattttgaaagaaagcttaAGAAAGTGAACACGCCCTGTGCGACTACATGTGAAAGAAGATTGTCCATCTCTGAATTTGGAAGCGTCGAGCTTAGACTCTCACAGTGCCATAAGACAAGACTGCAACGCATTCTGAAAGAATGGGCTCGAAAAATAACATCCACCGGCGGCAAAATTTTCTCCCTCGGAATCTTTGCCCTTCTCATCACTTTAGTTGTTTTCTCCGCTTTTCAAACTGGAGACAGAACGCGCACCACACAGTTGCGCTATCGGAGTGAAAACTTCAAGCAGTTTAATAAGGCACGACAAATGTTCCTAAGCAACGAAACTGATGTGAGCATCGTTTTCTCCAAGGAAGTCGACTATTCACTAAAAAGTGTACAAAATCAAGTAATGTCAGCGTGTAAAAAACTGGAAGAGGCCGCTTACAGTAAAGGAAAGTCCCTTTGTTGGATGGCAGGCTTTCTACAGTGGGTCAAACATCAAAACATGAGCTGTTCACATTCAGAGTTTCACCGGTGCTTGGAACTTTTCCTGAAAAATTCCCAGAGTTTGCTGTTTAGACAAGACCTGCTTTTAGAAGATTCTACATCTCTTGTTAAAATATCGGCGTCTCGAGTTCATCTGAGGATGACACTGAACAACCGATTGCAAGAAGATAGAGAAGCCCTTAGGACACtgagaagtgatttacatgaaCAGTCCTCCTTGAAAGGCGTCCCAATCTCCAAAGAATTTTTCAAGATAGATGACCTCGTCGAGTTAGAAAAAGAAACCATCTCCATAGTTCTCACAGCTGGCACAGTGGTGGTGtttgctgtttctttgtttgcaaTGTGTCATGTCGGGGCTAGTACACTCCTGGCTATAACGTTCGACCTTCTAATACTGGAAGCAGCAGCTATTATGAAAACATTTGGAATCTACCTGGATCATGtggttttcatttctctttttgtggCGGTCATGCTGTCCTTGAATTTTAGTATTGAAGTGTGCCATTCGTTCGTACTCTCGGCCAAGCGAGACATACAAGGTCGCATGATTGATGCTCTTCGCTCCGTTGGAGTATCCGTGCTGGGAGGCACTTTGATATCCCTATCGGCTTCTGTTTGCTTGGGATTCATTTTTCCCAGTCTAGCAGATATTTTCCATCTACTACTTTCCTCGGTGTTCGCTTTGGGGTCCATCCATGCTCTTCTTGTTTTCCCGACGGTCCTTGCATTGTTTGAGGAGTTAGTGCACAATTTTAGCTCCAAGATTAGCCAAGAGGAAATAGAACACTTCATGGTAACAAATGACTCAATATCAATGGAAGCACGGAATGGCGATATAAGAAAGCTCAAGGCTAAACGTTCCGGGATCTCCATCATAGGCATTAGTTGTAGATTCCCCGGTGCTCACAGTAAGAACCTCTTTTGGGCCTTGCTTGAACAAGGAAAGAGCTCCATTCGTGCGTTTCCCGAGAACAGAACACAGCAGCATAAAGCGTTTGTTGAGTTCTACAACCCCAAGCGTTTCGTAAATGGACGCCTTTGTGCCATCAATGGTTCCTACTTGGAAGAAATTAAGACTTTCGACAACAGGTTCTTCGGTATCTCCAATCAAGAGGCACGTGCAATGGACCCTCAGCAAAGAATACTCCTTCAAGTAGCCTACGAGGCAATAGAAGATGCAGGAATGCGGCTTGAAGACTTACAAAAGTGTAGAACAGGTGTTTTTGTTGGTGTGATGAATATCGAATACGGTTCTCTTTTGGCAGACCGCTCAAATTACTCCTACATCAATCAGTATACCTCAACAGGGATAACAGCATCTATTCTTGCCAACAGAGTGTCATTTTGCCTTAATCTGACCGGACCAAGTATTGCCGTGGATACAGCATGTTCCTCATCGCTGACTGCTCTTAAACTAGCTTATGATAGCCTGCATAACGATGATTGCGATATAGCTATCGTTTGCGCACCTAATGTCGTCCTTAACCATTCCATGCAGATAATATCCAGTATGGCTGGACTTCTTGCCCCGGATGGCCGTTGTAAGAGTTTTGATGCTTCTGGGGACGGTTATGGACGCGGAGAGGGCTTTGCAGCGGTTGTACTCAAACTGTCAAAGGATGCTCTTTGTGACAAAGACGATGTATATTGCGAGATCCTTGCATGTGGAATGAACAGCGACGGTCAAAATGCTGTCCCGATCACCGCTCCAAGTGCCAAGATGCAAGCTCAGTTATCAAGAAGCGTGCTAGAGCAGTCAGGAGTGGCCGCAGAAGACGTGGATTACTTCGAAGCACATGGAACTGGTACCGCGATTGGTGATGTAGTGGAAGTCAACTCCATAGCAGATACCTACTCCAACCTGGCCGCAAATTCTTCACGAAAATTGAGAATTGGCTCTGTCAAATCTAATCTCAATCATACGGAATCTACTTCTGGTCTTGCTGGACTTATTAAGGCCGCCCTGATGATAAAAAACAAGACCTTTGTACCCACCATCAACGTCAAGGTGTTGAATCCCAAACTAAAGCTTGAAGAAAAAGGGATTATTCTACAACAAACTCGTGAGTCTTGGAAAACAGAAAAGGGAAAACCGCGAATAGCAGCCGTTAATTCGTTCGGTTTTGGTGGGTCAAATGTGCATGTTATTCTTTGCGAAGCTACAGCAACACCAGGCTTCCAAGTGGAAAACTTCAAACGCAAGAATAACGTTCTTACTATCACAGCACGTTCTCTAGAAGCTCTTAAAAAGCTGTCACGCCTTTACTCCAAGTGGATTAAAGACAACGCTGAAGAAATGAATGAACACTTTGTGGAAAACTTATGTTTCTCGTTGAACGAACGTCGAAGCCAGTATCCGCATCGCCTGGCAGTTGCCTTTGGGCCTCCTTTCGAAGCATCGAAGTCACTAGAAGCTTTTGCTGATGACTCCGTTGGTTGGGAAAAGACCGCTTCTTATGCTGAGGTGACCTCAAGCGATAGGAAACTGGTTTTCATGTTTGGGGGTCAGGGATCACAATGGTATGCCATGGGAAGGCAGTTAATGGAATGCGAAACTGCTTTCAGAGAGGCAATTTTGACTGTTAGCAGCTTACTGAGAGATATGGGACAGACGTGGTCACTTGAAGACGAATTGATGGCACCAGAAGACATCTCGCGAATATCAGAAAACTACATTGCCCAGCCAGCCACGTTCGCTGTACAGTACGCAACCGCACAGCTGCTTAAGTCCTGGAAAGTCCATCCGTCTGCTGTTATTGGTCACAGTTTAGGAGAGTTCGCAGCTGCCTGTGTTGCTGGAATCATCACTGTCAAGGAAGCACTTCAGCTGGTACTAACTCGCTCCACTCTTCAAGACAAATGCCCAAGCAATGGAAGTATGGCTGCCCTGGGCATGCCTGAGATAAAGGCCAGGGAACTGCTTTTCAATCTAAGGTTAAGCGCCACCCTTGACATAGCGGCAGTTAATGATGCAAAAAGCGTCACTGTAGCTGGTGAGTCGCAATCCATCGAGGCACTGGGACAACATCTTTCGATGAACGCAAGAGATGTTTTCTGGCGTGTTCTTGGAACAAATCGTGCATTTCACAGCTCACACATGGAACCcatcaagaaaccatttcagaCAGCTATGAAAAGTGTACAGCTAAACCCTCAACTATCGAAGATTCCAATGTACTCTACCGTTGAAGGCGAAGTTGTCTCGGGTCAGCAGTTAAACAGCGATTATTGGTGGCGAAATATACGCTGTCCTGTTCGCTTCTACTCAGCAATGAAACATCTACTGAGAGATGGTTACAAGCAGATAATTGAGATCAGCACGCAGCCAATCCTTGCCCACTACGTAAAACAGATAGCTCTTCAGGAGAATTTGACGGAACAGGAAAGGCCCGTTGTTGTCGCAACTCTTCCACGCAAGAGAGTACCCATCAAGGAGCAACACAGATGCTTTCTTAAGAACACAATATGCAGATTGTATACCATGGGATTTCCCGTAGACTGGACCTTGGTACAGGGGAGCCAATCAGCCAGGTTTATCCGGTCCCCAACATCTCCATGGCTGGAAAACAGTTTTTGGTACAGGGAACAACCACCGCAATCAACAGTCCACCCAATTAGCTCTAAGGAAACCCTATGGAAGCCAACACATCCTTATCTGGCACAAGTCAAAATGACAGACTTATACTCAGGCCTGCACTGCTGGGAGACTGAGATTGaccttttcaattttccatcTCTAAAGGATCACGCCCTTATTGAAGGAGGTGCCGTGATGCCCGGGGCTGCTTACCTGGAGATGGCCTTTGCAATGGTAAAGGACGAATTCGTACATACTTCTGGCCTGGAACTTGGTGATGTGAAACTTTCAAGTCTTCTCACTCTTCCTGAAACACAG GTTAGATCCTTACGACTTCGCCTTTTAAAGACCGACAAAATAGACAAGGCTCAGTTTCACATTACAAGCGTGCAGGACGACCAgtctgaaattattttgagtaGTGGAAACATCTCGGTCGATTTCTTGGACACAAAAGCAAACAGCGAGGAAGAAG CTTGCAATCAAGTTGGCCCAGCCGTCGACGAGCTAATCAGAAATATGAAAGAGGTGCCGATTGAAGGATTCAGAGAATTAACTCAAAAGTATGGCTTTCAGTATGGTGGTGCCTACTCCATCATCAAACAGACATGGCACGGCGAGCACGAGGGACTTTGTCTGATCGATATCCACGAATCAGCCATCGTTCAATcagaaagtaaaaattatgttgtCCACCCCTCCATTTTGGACGCGTGTCTGCAGTCTTGCTTTATCCCACTTGGAATCTCAGCTACTGATGAAAAATCTGTTTTACCGGTGGGATTTAAGGGCATCACGCTGTACCATGTTCCAAATACCAATCAACTCTATTCTCACGTCGTTGAGGATGCCAAAGAGTTCGGGAAATTCGACATCACGCTTATGAGTCCATCCGGAAGGGTTTTACTAACTATGAGAGAGTTCCGTATCGCAGAATTGAACAGCACACCACGCCGATTTACTTCTGATGGCcttgtttatgaaatgaagTGGATGGAAGAGAATTTACAAGGACAAAGAGCAATGGCGCCAAACTTGACCTGTCTTCTTCTCAGGGACAGCTCCCCTTTCTCAGACATCCTAATCGGCAAGCTTCACGCTGCAAGAGTCAATGTAATCCCAGTTGATCCACCCAATGCTCTATTTTTTGAtacagaaacaaaagaaacaatcagCAGAGAGCTTACTGCCCTACATTCGATCCCTTCATCCATGCTCAAAGTCGTCAACTTGTGGCCAGTAGAAACCACTCTCCTACCAAACAATTTCGATGTTATCGAAAAAGCACAAAACCTCGCCTTCAGCAGCtcagttttcttaattcaaCAGCTTACAAGAAACCATTTTCTCGATTCTCGGCTTCTGCTCGTGTCTGAAAGTACACAGCTCCTAAGTACCACAACGAAATCTCACAACGACTCCATTCCTTGGGCTTCTACAATCTGGGGTCTTCGCAGAACAGCAAAGCTCGAAGAATCTGATCTTAGGATTACTACGATTGATCTTGGCGACAAAAATGATAATGAGGAGATAGATTTGCTTCTTTCTGAAATCCTTGGCGATAGTATGGAAGAAGAGATTGCCTTTCGAGATAGAAAGCGGCTCATTAATCGCGTTGTGAGATCAAATATTTGCACCGAGCAGCCCGCAATACACAATAATGTTAGCGACTGGGGTTCTTTATACTTGTCATCCATTCCTGCTTCACGGAAGGTCTGCTTTCGCCAGAGGAGTTTTTCGAGGTCATCGCCCTCCGAGGTCACAGTAGAACTGCTTTATTGCTGGACACCCTCTGAGTCAATACTTGATGTAGCCAAACCAGATGCTTGTGTTTTCACCGTGGGAAAGGTGATTCATCTACCAAGGGAAGCCGCAAGTAATCAGATACAAATTGGAGACGTTGTGTGCGGCGTTATGGCGTCTGGACGAGTTTCTCGTTCCGTTCCCATGCAAGTCAGGAACATTTTTGTAAAGCCAGCTATTTTGACGCAAGAACAAGCAACATACATCCCTGCCTGCCTTGCCATAGCCTTTCACGCCCTACAACGGATAGGAACgatggaagaaaagaagaagttaCTGATTCATCAGGCTCACCGTGGCCCTGGGCCTGTGGCAGTTGCCCTTGCAAAAGCATTGGGTCATGAAGTATTTTGCACTATCTCAGATACTTGCCAATCGGTGACAGAATCCACCCTTCTAGAGCTGGGAGCAAAGAGTGTAGCACATCAGAGTCTCACtagttttgaaaatgattccATCGACGCTTTTGatgcagttttgtttttctacccACCCTCTCCGAACGCTCTCCAAAAAAGCAGTCGACGTCTTAAACGTGGAGGAAAAGTCGTTATCTTGGGAGCCGAATTTGATGGTGCCGTCGTGTTCCCTGCAAAGAAAAACGTCCTGTATGTAAGAGAAAGCATTTCAGATATCATACGATCATCGAAGACTTATCAAAAGCTCAGCTTAGAGAGTCTAGAGCTGCTGAAAGGTAGTAGAGTTCTGCAAAAGCTTCTGGAACTCAAGTTACTATCGACAGACATACCCACGGCAATTGAAGCTGCAAACAAAGCCACTCTGAAAGACTCACCTCCAAAAAGGGTCCTGAGAGAATTTCGAGGCATTTCTTTTCTGGTTCACTCTTTTGCACCATCTGAAGGAGGCAATGATCTTCTAACGATCCCCGTGCTTCCACGAGGTCTGGATGTGTGTGGtctcaaagaaaacagaacgTACTTGGTGGCTGGGGGGACCAGAGGATTCGGATTTGAGGTGGCGCGTTGGATGGCCGAGAATGGAGCAAAGTCTATAGGACTGATTGGTCGTTCCAAGCTCTCAGATACCGAGTATCAAAAAGTACGAGATTTAGAGACGAAGACAGGTGCAAAGTTCTATACGTTCCAG aTTGATATCTCCAGCCGAGAGCAAATGTTTTCCTTACAAAAGCAGCTCCAGTCTCTTCCAAGTGTAGCTGGAATAGTACATTCTGCTATGGTTCTCCGAGACGAATACATCAAAGAttggaaatttgaaagtttcacAGAAGTTATGGGTCCTAAGATCAAAG GTTCCTTTTTACTACACCAAATGAGTTTGGAGATGGATCTAGATTTCTTTGTTATGTTCTCATCTATGGCATCTGTTGTTGGAATCGTGGCATCTTCGTCATACTCAGGCTGTAATGCTTTCCAAGATTCTCTTGCCCAGTATCGAAGACAGGTACTCGGTTTGCCCGGACTTTCGATAAACTGGGGACCAATCAGTGGAGCTGGTGTGATGGAACGGCAGAGTAATATTGCAAAATTGATGGCAGTTGGAGGACTGGGCTTCATAAACGCCAGAGATg GAGTCAATCTGATGGCCAAGGTTTTGACCGAGGAGCCGAGCCGTTTCCAAATCTCTTTATTTGGTGTGGACTGGCCTCGGTATATTAACAGTAATACCGGACTACAAAATACGCCCCGACTCTCAATGTTCACCTCAGAAATCAGTGTTTCTGAGAGCCAAACTAACACAGCAGAGTCTTTACTACAAAGAATTCGGTTAGAGAAGGACCCAGATAAGAAAGGCGAACTTATCGTTGAGTATGTTCGCATCTCGGTTGCGGAATTGACAGGCAGTTCATCGCTTTCAGAGACGGATCTAAACAAAAGCTTGTATAGCTATGGTATTGACTCCACTGCAGCTTTGACTCTGAAGATGCTGCTTGAGTCAAACTTGCAGGTCTCTTTTGAG GTTTACTACTTCATGCAGCCTGACACTACTACACTAAAAATGGCCAAGGACATCAGTGCCAGGCTTCGTGGAAAAGCAAGCAGCCCGCAGAATAGCGAGAGCCAAGAAAGTGCACCCGGACAAACTCAGTCATCGGAGGAAACAAATACTTCAGACATGCCGTCCAAGAAGGAGGTTCAAGTCTTACCTCTTTACACTCCTGAGGGATCAGCAATAAAATTCTTCTGTGTTCACCCTTCACATCGCTACGCGTTGAATTTGGTTCCCATTTCTACCGGATTTCAAGGACAG GACTTAGTATCCTTTTATGCTCTGGGCTTTACTGATCCTACGGTCATCAGTGAGGACTGGGGTGGAGTGCGTGAGCTTGCCGCTCATTACGTTCAGCTGATCACCAACGAACAGCGCCATGGACCGTACTTTCTCGGGGGATATTCATATGGAGGACTTGTAGCGTACGAAATGGCTTCCCTGTTAACAGAACAGAATCATAGGGTGGAGTTCCTTGTAATGATTGACACATTTCCTTGGTCACTGCGTTCACGGACCATAACCACTCGGTTATTTTCCGCGAAGGAAGACGGATGGTTGCCATCGCGACATGTTCAG CTCCAATTCGAAAGCTACTTGGAAAAGCTTGCAGTAGACTCCCTAAAGATGAATGTTGACGAATATAAACAAATTAGAGATACACACACTCAAGACTGGATCATTGATGagttgcagaaaagaagccttaCGAAAGGTCTTACCACCTACAATTTAAGGACCCTAAGAGAAGCTCTTCTGAGGAATCAAACCTTTGCCAATAGGACGCATCAAGAATGGCAGCCTGCTGAA GTTCGCTATCGAGGTCCTCTCACATTCCTCAGATGTCAGAACAGCAGATTTTTCCCCCGTAATCCCACATCACGGGGCATCGGGGAAGAATGGAGTCAGTTGGTAGATGAAGGTACCACAGTACTCGTGTGCCCTGGTGACCACTACTCCTTAAGTGAGTTACCTCAAGCACAAGTAACTGGTGGTATCCTTGCAACAGCCCTGGGCTTCACCTACCGCATGTTGTTTCCAGAATTCCCCACACCTCCCAGAACGTTCAACCAAAGACGTGCCGTGGGGAAACTTTCTGGCGGTGTAGGCGTGTTCCTTCACtcaaaaaaag GCAACAAAATGCCGCATCACGGAATGCTATTTTTCCATGAAGATGCCCACAAACTTGAGCTGAGATCAAAACCTGGCGAAGAAGAAGGaattcaaaacgaaaaaactaaaaagatcaTTGATCTGAAAG AACTTCGCATGGTGCAGCCAGGAAGGTTTGTCTCCAGTGCCCTGAAGTATACCTGGCGAAAACGAAGAGTTGGAGGTTGTGAAAGTGGAAATTTGGGACACATTGCTTCTGTTGCAACCAGTCGCCGCGTTTACAATTTGGAATTTTGTGATTATTCCGACTTAAAAGCGTTTTACGACATGGTAGAAGCTGTGTTCGCTGTCAAGCTATTGACTATATAG